In Phaeobacter gallaeciensis DSM 26640, a genomic segment contains:
- the queF gene encoding preQ(1) synthase, giving the protein MTDDIYKDLKQLGGATVMPTSPEEAELERVPNPQADVAYNIRFTAPEFTSLCPMTGQPDFAHLVIDYVPGKWLVESKSLKLFLGSFRNHGAFHEDCTVSIARRLADFLEPQWLRIGGYWYPRGGIPIDVFWQTGPLPDAIWIPDQGVPPYRGRG; this is encoded by the coding sequence ATGACTGATGATATTTATAAAGACCTGAAACAACTGGGCGGTGCTACGGTGATGCCCACAAGCCCGGAAGAGGCTGAACTGGAGCGGGTGCCCAACCCGCAGGCGGATGTGGCTTACAACATACGCTTCACCGCGCCGGAGTTCACATCGCTCTGCCCGATGACTGGCCAGCCCGACTTTGCCCATCTGGTGATCGACTACGTACCCGGCAAATGGCTGGTGGAGAGCAAATCCCTGAAGCTCTTCTTGGGATCCTTCCGCAACCACGGGGCCTTCCACGAGGACTGCACGGTCTCCATCGCGCGTCGTCTGGCCGATTTTCTGGAACCGCAATGGCTGCGCATCGGCGGATATTGGTATCCGCGGGGAGGTATTCCGATTGATGTGTTCTGGCAGACTGGCCCGCTGCCTGACGCGATTTGGATCCCAGATCAAGGGGTGCCCCCCTACCGCGGCCGGGGATGA
- the queD gene encoding 6-carboxytetrahydropterin synthase QueD has product MFRITKEFHFSASHQLSHLPDDHQCARLHGHNYIVVIELAGAELNSDGFVRDYHELAPLKNYIDGSFDHRHLNDVMEGPSTAENMARHFYDWCAARWPETAAVRVSETPKTWAEYRP; this is encoded by the coding sequence ATGTTTCGCATCACCAAGGAGTTCCACTTCTCCGCATCGCATCAGCTGTCGCATCTGCCGGACGATCATCAATGCGCCCGGCTGCATGGGCACAATTATATCGTGGTGATCGAACTGGCGGGCGCGGAACTGAACAGCGATGGCTTTGTGCGGGATTATCACGAGCTGGCACCGCTGAAGAACTACATCGACGGCAGCTTTGACCACCGCCATCTGAATGATGTGATGGAGGGGCCCTCCACTGCCGAAAACATGGCGCGCCATTTCTATGATTGGTGTGCTGCCCGCTGGCCGGAAACCGCCGCGGTGCGGGTGTCCGAGACGCCCAAGACCTGGGCGGAATACCGACCATGA
- the truA gene encoding tRNA pseudouridine(38-40) synthase TruA, protein MPRFALKVEYHGAPFAGWQRQKDQPSVQGAVEDALARLEPGPHTIAAAGRTDTGVHGLGQVAHCDMVKAWDPFRLSEALNFHLKPAPVAIVDCARVDGDWHARFSAVERQYLFRILIRRAPATHEAGQVWQLNHGLDVDAMQEAANHLIGQHDFTTFRSSICQAASPLKTLDELRVERVQGFSGPEIHFHVRARSFLHNQVRSFVGTLERVGAGAWAPEDVKTALEAEDRSACGPVCPGHGLYLARVGYPANPFGVA, encoded by the coding sequence ATGCCGCGTTTTGCTTTGAAAGTCGAATATCACGGCGCGCCCTTCGCCGGGTGGCAGCGCCAGAAAGATCAGCCCTCCGTTCAGGGGGCGGTCGAGGATGCGCTTGCGCGGCTGGAACCCGGCCCCCACACGATTGCGGCGGCGGGGCGCACGGACACCGGCGTGCATGGTCTGGGTCAGGTTGCGCATTGCGATATGGTGAAGGCTTGGGATCCCTTCCGCCTGTCAGAGGCGCTGAATTTCCACCTGAAACCCGCACCCGTGGCCATTGTCGATTGCGCCCGTGTCGACGGTGACTGGCACGCGCGATTTTCTGCGGTTGAGCGGCAGTATCTGTTTCGCATCCTGATCCGGCGCGCCCCGGCAACCCATGAGGCCGGACAGGTCTGGCAGCTCAATCATGGTCTGGATGTCGATGCGATGCAGGAGGCGGCCAATCATCTGATTGGTCAGCATGATTTCACCACCTTCCGATCGTCGATCTGTCAGGCGGCCAGCCCGCTGAAGACACTGGATGAGCTGCGGGTGGAGCGGGTGCAGGGCTTCTCGGGGCCGGAGATCCATTTCCATGTGCGGGCGCGGTCCTTCCTGCACAATCAGGTGCGCAGTTTTGTCGGTACGCTGGAGCGGGTCGGCGCGGGAGCCTGGGCCCCCGAGGATGTAAAAACCGCGCTTGAGGCCGAGGATCGCTCCGCCTGCGGACCGGTCTGTCCCGGTCACGGGCTCTATCTGGCGCGCGTGGGCTATCCTGCAAACCCCTTTGGTGTCGCGTAA
- a CDS encoding YcjX family GTP-binding protein, translated as MGLSSLADGVLRSVEGAGASLSESLFEPSIRLGVTGLARAGKTVFITSLVANLMNRGRMVQLSAAREGRIETAFLQPQPDDTVPRFDYENHLGALTGPRPYWPDSTRAVSELRLSLRVQPNGLLLGLQGPRTLHLDIVDYPGEWLLDLALLDKSYAQWCDEVLTRIRGRSQAQTFLDLAQKADATAPHDEPLAQDLAAAFAAYLQAARAAGYYDCTPGRFLLPGDLAGSPVLTFAPIPLSDSAPRRSLHREMERRFEAYKSKVVKPFFRDHFARIDRQVVLVDALSAIHSGPRAVEDLRHAMTDILAAFRPGRNGFLRQILRGKRVEKILFAATKADHLHHQQHPQLTAIIEALTRDARDRARFAGAETAALSLAALRATTEELRSHDGSDLPCVRGTLLDSGKPAAFYPGELPQDPSHLLTPARQGAESWLDGDYQAMAFAPAPLTLRPGDGPPHIRLDRAAEFLIGDRL; from the coding sequence TTGGGATTATCATCACTGGCAGACGGAGTGTTGCGCAGCGTCGAGGGGGCGGGGGCTTCGCTATCGGAGAGCCTGTTTGAACCCTCGATCCGTCTCGGCGTCACCGGGCTGGCCCGCGCGGGCAAAACGGTGTTCATTACCTCACTGGTGGCCAATCTGATGAACCGGGGCCGTATGGTGCAGCTGTCCGCCGCGCGCGAAGGGCGGATCGAGACGGCGTTTCTGCAACCCCAGCCGGATGATACCGTGCCGCGCTTTGACTATGAAAACCACCTTGGCGCCCTCACAGGTCCGCGCCCCTATTGGCCCGACAGCACCCGGGCCGTGTCTGAGCTGCGGCTCAGCCTCAGGGTCCAGCCCAACGGGTTGCTGTTGGGCTTGCAGGGGCCGCGCACGCTGCATCTCGATATCGTGGATTACCCCGGCGAATGGCTGCTGGATCTGGCGCTTCTCGACAAATCCTATGCCCAGTGGTGCGATGAGGTGCTGACCCGCATCCGTGGTCGCTCGCAGGCGCAGACGTTTCTGGATCTGGCGCAGAAGGCCGACGCCACCGCTCCCCATGATGAGCCGCTAGCGCAGGATCTGGCGGCGGCCTTTGCCGCCTATCTGCAAGCCGCCCGCGCCGCTGGCTACTATGACTGCACACCTGGGCGCTTCCTGCTGCCGGGCGATCTGGCGGGTTCGCCGGTGCTGACCTTCGCGCCGATCCCATTGTCGGACAGCGCGCCGCGCCGGTCTCTGCACCGCGAGATGGAGCGCCGCTTTGAGGCCTATAAATCCAAGGTCGTCAAACCCTTCTTTCGCGATCACTTCGCCCGCATTGATCGGCAGGTGGTGCTGGTTGATGCCCTGAGCGCCATCCATTCCGGCCCCCGCGCGGTGGAGGATCTGCGCCATGCGATGACCGACATCCTCGCCGCCTTCCGTCCGGGCCGGAACGGGTTTCTGCGCCAGATCCTGCGCGGCAAACGGGTGGAGAAAATTCTGTTCGCGGCGACCAAGGCCGATCACCTGCATCACCAGCAGCACCCCCAGCTGACCGCCATCATCGAGGCGCTGACCCGCGACGCGCGGGACCGCGCCCGCTTTGCTGGGGCGGAGACGGCGGCCCTGTCGCTCGCCGCCCTGCGCGCCACGACGGAGGAGCTGCGCAGCCACGACGGGAGCGATTTGCCTTGTGTGCGCGGTACCCTTCTGGACAGCGGCAAACCCGCCGCCTTTTACCCCGGAGAGCTGCCGCAGGACCCTTCACATCTGTTGACCCCGGCTCGTCAGGGGGCCGAAAGCTGGCTCGATGGCGACTATCAGGCGATGGCCTTTGCCCCGGCACCACTGACCCTGCGCCCCGGCGATGGCCCGCCTCACATCCGTCTGGACCGGGCGGCGGAATTTCTGATCGGAGATCGCCTATGA
- the queC gene encoding 7-cyano-7-deazaguanine synthase QueC has translation MKTLVICSGGLDSVSLAHILAAQGQLSRLVSFDYGQRHRKELDYAAACGQRLGVPHEIIDMRSIGAALSGSALTDDIDVPDGHYAEETMKVTVVPNRNAIMLTIAYGIAAAKGDTAVATAVHGGDHFIYPDCRPAFTDAFDAMQRMALDGYADVSLVTPFVHRSKGDIVAEGAAVNTPFAETWSCYKGGEHHCGRCGTCVERREAFDLAGVEDPTVYTDPDFWRTAVQEGAA, from the coding sequence TTGAAAACACTTGTCATCTGCTCGGGCGGGCTCGATTCCGTGTCCCTTGCCCATATTCTGGCTGCCCAAGGGCAGCTCTCGCGTTTGGTGTCGTTCGACTATGGACAGCGTCATCGCAAGGAACTCGATTACGCCGCCGCCTGTGGGCAACGGCTTGGGGTTCCCCATGAAATCATCGACATGCGTTCGATCGGCGCCGCGCTCAGCGGCTCTGCATTGACCGATGATATCGATGTGCCGGACGGGCACTACGCCGAAGAGACCATGAAGGTCACGGTTGTGCCCAACCGGAACGCCATCATGCTGACCATCGCCTACGGGATTGCCGCCGCCAAGGGCGATACAGCCGTGGCAACGGCGGTGCATGGCGGCGATCACTTCATCTACCCGGACTGCCGCCCGGCCTTCACCGACGCCTTTGATGCGATGCAGCGCATGGCGCTGGATGGCTATGCCGATGTGTCGCTGGTGACACCTTTTGTGCATCGCTCCAAAGGGGACATCGTTGCCGAAGGTGCGGCGGTGAACACCCCCTTTGCCGAGACATGGTCCTGCTACAAGGGCGGTGAGCATCACTGCGGGCGCTGCGGCACCTGCGTCGAACGCCGCGAGGCCTTTGATCTGGCGGGGGTAGAGGATCCCACGGTCTACACGGATCCCGACTTCTGGCGCACCGCCGTGCAAGAGGGGGCCGCCTGA
- the queE gene encoding 7-carboxy-7-deazaguanine synthase QueE gives MTDVLIPRAVRATADTSSLANRPEVGRSAPTTLRIAEIFGPTIQGEGALIGEPTVFVRAGGCDYRCSWCDSLHAVDSRYRDTWAPMDTEEIWQEVTRLSGAQPLTVSLSGGNPAIQNFAPLIALGKEAGYRFACETQGSISQPWFAALDTLVLSPKPPSSGHRVDWQKFDHCLAAAKGCDQIVLKIVIFDDCDYDWAKAVANRQPDLPLYLQPGNPEVDPETPVDLTAATERLHWLIEKVTADRWFAPRVLPQLHVLVWGNKRGV, from the coding sequence ATGACCGACGTTTTGATTCCGCGCGCCGTGCGTGCGACGGCTGACACCTCATCTCTTGCGAACAGGCCGGAGGTTGGCCGGTCAGCGCCGACAACCCTGCGCATCGCAGAGATCTTTGGCCCGACCATTCAGGGCGAAGGCGCGCTGATCGGTGAACCCACTGTGTTTGTCCGCGCAGGGGGCTGCGACTATCGCTGCAGCTGGTGTGACAGCCTGCATGCGGTGGACAGCCGCTACCGCGACACCTGGGCACCAATGGATACGGAGGAAATCTGGCAGGAGGTGACCCGCCTCAGCGGTGCTCAACCACTGACGGTCTCGCTATCAGGTGGCAACCCCGCAATCCAGAACTTCGCGCCGCTGATCGCTTTGGGCAAGGAGGCAGGCTATCGCTTCGCCTGCGAGACTCAAGGTTCCATCAGCCAGCCTTGGTTTGCCGCACTCGATACGCTTGTGCTCAGCCCAAAGCCGCCGTCCAGCGGGCACCGCGTGGACTGGCAGAAGTTCGACCATTGTCTGGCGGCCGCCAAGGGCTGTGATCAGATCGTGTTGAAAATCGTGATCTTCGATGACTGCGATTACGATTGGGCCAAGGCTGTGGCAAACCGTCAGCCTGACCTGCCGCTCTATCTGCAGCCGGGCAACCCTGAGGTTGATCCCGAAACACCGGTGGATCTGACCGCCGCCACCGAACGGCTCCATTGGCTGATCGAAAAAGTAACCGCCGACCGCTGGTTTGCCCCCCGTGTGCTGCCGCAGCTGCATGTGCTGGTCTGGGGCAACAAACGCGGCGTCTGA
- a CDS encoding GNAT family N-acetyltransferase, which translates to MTASSPPILRAARSTDAGKIAEILHSFEVDTPWMPKQHTGAEAISFCGTMIDRGWVTIAQIDGRVEGFLARDGAEICALYVRDTARGQGLGRLLLDYAKSVQSPLQLWTFQANEGAQRFYLREGFVEQTRTDGARNDEGLPDIQYIWPAPWPKPEAKPSATEATKPAASKLNRPEKDTP; encoded by the coding sequence ATGACAGCCTCATCCCCGCCCATCCTGCGCGCCGCGCGCAGCACCGATGCCGGCAAGATCGCCGAGATTCTGCACAGTTTCGAGGTTGATACCCCCTGGATGCCCAAGCAGCACACCGGGGCCGAGGCGATCAGCTTTTGCGGCACCATGATTGATCGCGGCTGGGTCACCATCGCGCAGATCGACGGGCGGGTAGAGGGGTTTCTGGCCCGCGACGGCGCGGAGATCTGCGCGCTTTATGTGCGTGACACGGCGCGCGGGCAGGGGCTTGGCCGCTTGCTGCTGGACTATGCCAAATCGGTGCAGTCGCCGCTCCAGCTCTGGACGTTTCAGGCCAACGAGGGCGCGCAGCGGTTCTACCTGCGCGAAGGTTTTGTCGAACAGACCCGCACCGATGGCGCGCGCAACGACGAAGGGTTGCCGGATATTCAATACATCTGGCCCGCACCTTGGCCAAAGCCTGAAGCCAAACCCAGCGCAACAGAAGCGACAAAACCCGCTGCCAGCAAACTGAACCGCCCGGAAAAGGACACGCCATGA
- a CDS encoding PAS domain-containing protein, with the protein MGKEMTLLGSLLRYSSLPLSLIDPEADELELSFVNSAFEKATGYKADQVIDRPCPLFDGPAVDQSTISELKIARDGCKGIRRTLWNYDANGHPFECLTYIDPITVTPGRVVLLGCHFMLSPELSSTLQPKLALAEAASDQGRANSPDRQEPKHAAELHGLEDQKDELLDYARKALLRCWEMRRNTLYSRIDLYFNRHRGNLLGAENADIGASAMLQDSLLKPRQSQA; encoded by the coding sequence ATGGGTAAAGAAATGACTCTTCTGGGCAGTCTGCTGCGGTATTCTTCGTTGCCCTTGTCGCTGATCGATCCGGAGGCAGACGAGCTGGAGCTGTCTTTTGTGAATTCAGCCTTTGAAAAGGCAACTGGTTATAAAGCTGATCAGGTGATTGATCGCCCCTGCCCTTTGTTCGACGGCCCAGCAGTGGATCAAAGTACGATCAGTGAGCTAAAAATAGCCCGCGACGGCTGTAAAGGGATCCGGCGCACTCTCTGGAACTATGATGCGAATGGGCATCCCTTCGAATGTTTGACCTATATTGACCCGATCACCGTTACGCCAGGGAGGGTTGTGTTGTTGGGCTGCCATTTCATGCTGTCACCGGAGCTGTCATCCACACTGCAGCCAAAGCTTGCGCTAGCTGAGGCCGCTTCCGATCAGGGAAGGGCCAATTCGCCCGATCGCCAAGAGCCTAAGCATGCCGCCGAATTGCATGGTTTGGAGGACCAGAAGGATGAGCTGCTAGATTATGCGCGCAAGGCGCTCCTGCGATGTTGGGAGATGCGGCGCAATACGCTCTACAGTCGGATTGATCTCTATTTCAATCGCCATCGCGGCAATCTTCTCGGTGCCGAAAATGCCGATATCGGTGCTTCTGCAATGCTGCAAGACTCGCTTTTGAAGCCGCGTCAAAGTCAGGCCTGA